In Myxococcus stipitatus, a single window of DNA contains:
- the epsA gene encoding exopolysaccharide biosynthesis glycosyltransferase EpsA, translated as MSAATPQTSSSSFSTSRPRLRIGQLAIDQLSFEQAVHEIGRLVDSRQGGYVFTANVDHVVLAEDHAAFREAYSGAAISVVDGMPIVWASRALDVPLPERIAGSDLILPLMKLGAERKWRVYLLGAGPGVAEKVGRIVSERYGVEVVGWDSPMVRTDGGDAQNDPIVARIREKDPHLLLVALGSPKQEVWISQVSAKLGPTVAIGIGAGLDFIAGTVKRAPRWIANAGFEWLYRLVNEPKRLWRRYILNDSRFASILAREFWQRTGGKGG; from the coding sequence ATGAGCGCCGCGACTCCGCAGACCTCCTCGTCGTCGTTCTCCACCAGCCGTCCGCGCCTGCGCATCGGCCAGCTCGCCATCGACCAGCTCTCCTTCGAGCAGGCCGTGCATGAGATTGGCCGCCTGGTGGACTCGCGTCAGGGCGGGTACGTGTTCACGGCCAACGTGGACCACGTGGTGCTGGCCGAGGACCACGCGGCGTTCCGCGAGGCGTATTCGGGCGCGGCGATTTCGGTGGTGGATGGGATGCCCATCGTCTGGGCGTCGCGGGCGCTGGACGTGCCGTTGCCCGAGCGCATCGCGGGCTCGGATTTGATTCTCCCGCTGATGAAGCTGGGGGCGGAGCGCAAGTGGCGCGTGTACCTGCTCGGCGCGGGGCCCGGGGTGGCGGAGAAGGTGGGGCGCATCGTGTCGGAGCGGTACGGCGTGGAGGTGGTGGGCTGGGACTCGCCCATGGTGCGCACGGACGGGGGGGACGCGCAGAACGACCCCATCGTCGCGCGCATCCGCGAGAAGGACCCGCACCTGCTGCTCGTCGCGCTCGGGAGCCCGAAGCAGGAGGTGTGGATTTCGCAGGTGTCCGCGAAGCTGGGGCCCACGGTGGCGATCGGGATTGGCGCGGGGCTCGACTTCATCGCCGGCACGGTGAAGCGCGCGCCGCGGTGGATCGCCAACGCGGGCTTCGAGTGGCTCTACCGGCTGGTGAACGAGCCCAAGCGCCTGTGGCGCCGGTACATCCTGAACGACTCGCGCTTCGCCTCGATTCTCGCGCGCGAGTTCTGGCAGCGCACGGGCGGCAAGGGCGGGTAG
- a CDS encoding IS66 family transposase, whose translation MPESALGKAVAYMRGLWPGLTRFLEDGRIPLDTNGVERALRGVVLGRKNHYGSRSRRGTEVAALLYSLLESAKLCSVEPKAYLRMATLAALGGQAVPLPHDVAAR comes from the coding sequence TTGCCCGAGTCCGCCCTCGGTAAGGCCGTCGCCTACATGCGGGGCCTGTGGCCCGGCCTTACCCGCTTCCTCGAAGACGGGCGCATTCCCCTCGACACGAATGGCGTGGAGCGCGCGCTGCGGGGCGTCGTCCTCGGGAGGAAGAATCATTACGGGAGCCGCTCGCGCAGGGGCACCGAGGTGGCCGCCCTCTTATACTCCCTGCTGGAGTCCGCCAAGCTGTGCAGCGTCGAGCCGAAGGCCTACTTGCGCATGGCGACGCTCGCGGCCTTGGGCGGGCAAGCTGTTCCGCTGCCGCACGACGTCGCGGCGCGGTGA
- a CDS encoding outer membrane beta-barrel protein, whose product MPEFLLNPRRLQSFHFLLPLVALLALPAAAQETSPPDASPEATGFAVGARLSYGHPRGDARMDIPMAGRIDGVIAPQVDLSYFFTPNLAVELQGQYGVGRYSSLCTDEDCRGGVLRLGVGFSYHFPAATLWSPWVGAGVGYERLRTTSESHVGKSVVTESGLELLNLQAGLDLVLSDRVRVGPYFSGAVGMYFWSALRLNGQDIFSGSVEETTLHFWFQPGVRLQVRL is encoded by the coding sequence ATGCCCGAGTTCCTCCTGAATCCCCGGCGTCTCCAGTCCTTCCATTTCCTGCTTCCGCTGGTCGCGCTCCTGGCGCTGCCAGCCGCCGCGCAGGAGACCTCGCCCCCTGACGCCTCACCCGAGGCCACTGGCTTCGCCGTGGGGGCGCGGCTCTCGTACGGCCATCCTCGCGGCGACGCTCGGATGGATATTCCGATGGCGGGTCGCATCGATGGTGTCATCGCGCCCCAGGTGGACCTCTCCTATTTCTTCACGCCCAACCTCGCGGTGGAACTCCAGGGACAGTACGGCGTGGGTCGGTATTCGTCCCTCTGCACGGACGAGGACTGCCGAGGTGGGGTCCTGAGGTTGGGGGTGGGTTTCAGCTACCACTTCCCCGCGGCGACCCTCTGGTCTCCCTGGGTGGGGGCGGGCGTGGGCTACGAGCGGTTGCGGACGACGTCCGAGAGCCATGTCGGGAAGTCCGTCGTGACCGAGTCCGGCCTCGAACTCCTGAACCTCCAGGCGGGCCTCGACCTCGTGCTCTCCGACAGGGTGAGGGTCGGCCCCTATTTCTCGGGGGCCGTGGGGATGTATTTCTGGTCTGCGTTGCGACTGAATGGCCAGGACATCTTCTCTGGGAGCGTCGAAGAGACGACCTTGCACTTCTGGTTCCAGCCAGGAGTGCGGCTCCAGGTCCGACTGTAG
- a CDS encoding FAD-binding oxidoreductase yields the protein MSATDEVLRELAAVLPEGALVTDGDVLEAHRRDQAEWAASGRPLALVRATSTEDVRAVLRIASARRIPVVPRGAGSGLSGGANAVEGCLVLSLMRMNRVLEVDARGMLAVVQPGVLNAELKAAVAEKGLWYAPDPASWEFSSLGGNLATNAGGLCCVKYGVTGDAVLGLEVVLADGSVVRTGGRTVKNVAGYDLTRLFVGSEGTLGVITEATLKLRPRPPKATTLVATFPTLAGAGVAVTDIMARTRPSMLELMDRATCRAVEAYKPLGLDVDAAAFLLARSDAGGEQGVAEIEAMAAACEAAGATFVTHTGDEAEGELLLTARRLAYPALEKQGATLLDDVGVPLSRIPELLEAVERIAAERGVLVGTFGHAGDGNMHPTVVFDRSDAVARVKAQAAFDDILHAALELGGTITGEHGVGALKQPFMTSQLGEEGMRLHRSIKSALDPLGILNPGKVL from the coding sequence ATGAGCGCGACGGACGAGGTGTTGCGGGAGCTGGCGGCGGTGTTGCCGGAGGGGGCGCTCGTCACGGACGGGGACGTGTTGGAGGCGCACCGGAGGGACCAGGCCGAGTGGGCGGCGTCGGGGCGACCGTTGGCGCTGGTGCGAGCGACGTCGACGGAGGACGTGCGGGCGGTGTTGCGCATTGCCTCGGCGCGACGGATTCCGGTGGTGCCGCGAGGAGCGGGCTCGGGGTTGTCGGGTGGGGCGAACGCGGTGGAGGGCTGCCTCGTGTTGTCGCTGATGCGGATGAACCGCGTGTTGGAGGTGGACGCGCGGGGGATGTTGGCGGTGGTGCAGCCCGGGGTGTTGAACGCGGAGCTGAAGGCGGCGGTGGCGGAGAAGGGGCTCTGGTACGCGCCGGATCCGGCGAGCTGGGAGTTCTCGAGCCTGGGCGGCAACCTGGCGACGAACGCGGGTGGGTTGTGCTGCGTGAAGTACGGCGTCACGGGGGACGCGGTGTTGGGGTTGGAGGTGGTGCTCGCGGATGGGTCGGTGGTGCGGACGGGCGGGCGCACGGTGAAGAACGTGGCGGGCTATGACCTGACGCGGTTGTTCGTGGGCTCGGAGGGGACGCTGGGGGTCATCACCGAGGCGACGTTGAAGCTGCGGCCCCGACCGCCGAAGGCGACGACATTGGTGGCGACGTTCCCGACGTTGGCGGGAGCGGGTGTGGCGGTGACGGACATCATGGCGCGCACGCGGCCGTCGATGCTGGAGCTGATGGACCGGGCGACGTGTCGGGCGGTGGAGGCGTACAAGCCGCTGGGGTTGGACGTGGACGCGGCGGCGTTCCTGCTGGCGCGCTCGGACGCGGGGGGCGAGCAGGGCGTGGCGGAGATCGAAGCAATGGCGGCGGCGTGCGAGGCGGCGGGAGCGACGTTCGTCACGCACACGGGGGACGAGGCGGAGGGGGAGTTGCTGCTCACGGCGCGGCGGTTGGCGTATCCGGCGCTGGAGAAGCAGGGGGCGACGTTGCTGGACGACGTGGGCGTGCCGCTGTCACGCATCCCGGAGTTGCTGGAGGCGGTGGAGCGCATCGCGGCGGAGCGGGGTGTGCTGGTGGGGACGTTCGGTCACGCGGGGGATGGGAACATGCACCCCACGGTGGTCTTCGACCGGAGCGACGCGGTGGCGCGAGTGAAGGCGCAGGCGGCCTTCGACGACATCCTGCACGCGGCGCTGGAGCTGGGCGGGACGATTACCGGCGAGCACGGGGTGGGGGCGCTGAAGCAGCCCTTCATGACGAGTCAGCTTGGTGAAGAAGGGATGCGGTTGCATCGGAGTATCAAGAGCGCGCTGGATCCGCTGGGCATCCTGAATCCGGGCAAGGTGCTCTGA
- a CDS encoding FadR/GntR family transcriptional regulator — MVSARPFQAVVRNPLYLQVAERIREAILSGGLPPGDALPPERELAVQFGVSRASIREALRALQAQGLVEGKGKALVARAASGLLSEALTHVVRLRLASLEDLVELRCVLESAALERAARRGAPGLLDAARRALEEMCRPDVTVEAFHEADVRFHIELVAASGNRAMHLVMLAVRDAMARHLLESLRAAGPGMLRRLADEHAALLDAVERGDAEGVSQRLREHIQGFYEGTVTPDAAERR, encoded by the coding sequence ATGGTTTCGGCTCGACCCTTCCAGGCGGTGGTTCGTAACCCCTTGTATCTCCAGGTGGCGGAGCGGATCCGCGAGGCCATCCTGAGCGGCGGCCTGCCTCCAGGGGACGCGTTGCCGCCGGAGCGGGAGCTGGCGGTGCAGTTCGGGGTGAGTCGGGCCTCCATCCGGGAGGCGCTGCGGGCGTTGCAGGCGCAGGGGCTGGTGGAGGGGAAGGGCAAGGCGTTGGTGGCCCGGGCTGCGAGCGGCCTGCTGAGCGAGGCGCTGACGCACGTGGTGCGGCTGCGGTTGGCGTCGCTGGAGGACCTGGTGGAGCTGCGATGCGTGCTGGAGTCCGCGGCGCTGGAGCGGGCGGCGAGGCGGGGTGCGCCGGGGCTATTGGACGCGGCGAGGCGGGCGCTGGAGGAGATGTGCCGGCCGGACGTGACGGTGGAGGCGTTCCACGAGGCGGACGTGCGCTTCCACATCGAGCTGGTGGCGGCGTCCGGCAACCGGGCGATGCACCTGGTGATGCTGGCGGTGCGCGACGCGATGGCGAGGCACCTGCTGGAGTCCTTGCGCGCGGCGGGTCCGGGGATGTTGCGGCGGTTGGCCGACGAGCACGCGGCGCTGCTGGACGCGGTGGAGCGAGGCGACGCGGAGGGCGTGTCCCAGCGGCTGCGCGAGCACATCCAGGGCTTCTACGAGGGAACCGTGACGCCGGACGCGGCGGAGCGGCGGTGA
- a CDS encoding DJ-1/PfpI family protein, with product MAKILILAGDAAESLEVMYPYQRLLEEGYEVHIAAPSKKKLQFVVHDFVDGFDTYTEKPGYTWPADLAFSEVKPSDYVALVVPGGRAPEYIRNDADCQRIVRHFFDKNQPVAHICHGPLLLTAAGVLKGRKSAAYPALKLDVQGSGAEFVDSSAVVDGQMVSARAWPDHPAWMREFMKILRAKAPAT from the coding sequence ATGGCGAAAATCCTGATCCTAGCGGGCGATGCGGCCGAGTCCCTGGAGGTGATGTACCCGTACCAGCGACTCCTCGAGGAGGGTTACGAGGTCCACATCGCCGCGCCGTCGAAGAAGAAGCTCCAGTTCGTGGTGCACGACTTCGTCGACGGCTTCGACACCTATACGGAGAAGCCCGGCTACACGTGGCCGGCGGACCTCGCCTTCTCCGAGGTGAAGCCCTCCGACTACGTCGCGCTCGTCGTCCCCGGCGGCCGCGCCCCGGAATACATCCGCAACGACGCCGACTGTCAGCGCATCGTCCGGCACTTCTTCGACAAGAACCAACCCGTCGCCCACATCTGCCACGGCCCCCTGCTGCTCACCGCCGCGGGCGTCCTCAAGGGCCGCAAGAGCGCCGCCTACCCCGCCCTGAAGCTCGACGTACAGGGCTCCGGCGCGGAGTTCGTCGACTCCTCCGCCGTCGTCGACGGGCAGATGGTCTCCGCCCGCGCCTGGCCCGACCATCCGGCGTGGATGCGCGAGTTCATGAAGATCCTCCGCGCCAAGGCCCCCGCGACCTGA
- a CDS encoding MmcQ/YjbR family DNA-binding protein translates to MRDIALALPGMEEGTSYGTPSFRVRKKFIARMKEDGETLVVKVDPEAREVLTRAEPETFFFTDHYAGYPEYLLVRLANVKRDVLARLLEEGWRSAASSQQLGARAGKTPSARK, encoded by the coding sequence GTGCGGGACATCGCGCTCGCGTTGCCGGGGATGGAGGAGGGCACGTCGTACGGGACGCCATCTTTCCGCGTGCGCAAGAAGTTCATCGCGCGGATGAAGGAGGACGGCGAGACGCTCGTGGTGAAGGTGGATCCGGAGGCGCGCGAGGTGCTCACGCGCGCGGAGCCGGAGACCTTCTTCTTCACCGACCACTACGCCGGCTATCCGGAGTACCTGCTCGTCCGGTTGGCGAACGTGAAGCGGGACGTGCTCGCGCGGCTGTTGGAGGAGGGCTGGCGGAGCGCGGCCTCCAGTCAACAGCTCGGCGCGCGCGCGGGGAAGACGCCGAGCGCTCGCAAGTAA
- a CDS encoding SAM-dependent methyltransferase has protein sequence MAEDAPSPPARTPRNEEDDYAVSLPRLLVIRLYALVIDCVTRLGDLAVLTLRPRLLGPYLGLWLREVLVSPYRLKRTFELIRVLQATGQRFNELMYGETPVHTALWLFRRAGLGPGHTLVDLGAGRGRTLLAARWLGAQAVGLELLEAHVALASSPLAKAGARLVQGDATQADLAGATHVFVNWTALAPDTQARLVTRLRTCPPGTRVLTVTRPIRLESFVVLSQHRALFTWGREDVWIQEHRPYSGNEA, from the coding sequence ATGGCCGAGGACGCCCCCAGCCCACCCGCGAGGACGCCCCGCAACGAGGAAGACGACTACGCCGTCTCCCTCCCCCGTCTGCTCGTCATCCGGCTGTACGCCCTCGTCATCGACTGCGTCACCCGCCTGGGAGACCTCGCGGTGCTCACGCTCCGCCCGCGGCTGCTCGGCCCCTACCTGGGCCTGTGGCTGCGCGAGGTGCTCGTGTCGCCCTACCGCCTGAAGCGCACGTTCGAGCTGATCCGCGTCCTCCAGGCCACCGGCCAGCGCTTCAACGAGCTGATGTACGGCGAGACGCCCGTGCACACCGCCCTCTGGCTCTTCCGCCGGGCCGGGCTCGGCCCCGGCCACACCCTCGTCGACCTGGGCGCGGGACGCGGACGCACCCTGCTCGCCGCGCGCTGGCTGGGCGCCCAGGCCGTGGGCCTCGAGCTGCTCGAAGCCCACGTCGCCCTCGCCTCCAGCCCCCTGGCGAAGGCCGGCGCCCGACTCGTCCAGGGCGACGCGACCCAGGCCGACCTCGCGGGCGCCACCCACGTCTTCGTCAACTGGACCGCCCTCGCCCCCGACACCCAGGCGCGACTCGTCACCCGCCTGCGGACCTGCCCGCCCGGCACCCGCGTCCTCACCGTCACCCGCCCCATCCGGTTGGAGAGCTTCGTCGTCCTCTCCCAACACCGCGCCCTCTTCACCTGGGGCCGCGAGGACGTCTGGATTCAAGAGCACCGACCCTACTCGGGGAACGAGGCTTGA
- a CDS encoding DUF4326 domain-containing protein, whose amino-acid sequence MTGTRTTAVHVHEGCDVYVGRAFRAWAKPSPTNPVPGRFGNPFKPGGVGAPGAMLKTYFGAWLAPLPEAEQQAIRDEARRRMGPDVDAFESYRWYLELRARHDPTWRDDVLALRGKRLGCWCKPGPCHADVLAAWVDAHAREPRGRA is encoded by the coding sequence ATGACCGGGACGCGCACGACGGCGGTCCATGTCCACGAAGGCTGTGACGTGTACGTGGGTCGCGCCTTCCGCGCGTGGGCGAAGCCGAGCCCCACCAACCCCGTGCCCGGTCGCTTCGGCAACCCGTTCAAGCCCGGGGGCGTGGGCGCCCCCGGCGCCATGCTGAAGACCTACTTCGGCGCCTGGCTCGCCCCGCTGCCGGAGGCCGAGCAGCAGGCCATCCGCGACGAGGCCCGGCGCCGCATGGGGCCGGACGTGGACGCCTTCGAGTCCTACCGGTGGTACCTGGAGCTGCGCGCCCGCCATGACCCGACGTGGCGCGACGACGTGCTGGCCCTGCGAGGCAAGCGCCTGGGCTGCTGGTGCAAGCCCGGCCCCTGTCACGCGGACGTGCTGGCCGCCTGGGTGGACGCCCACGCCCGCGAGCCGCGCGGGCGCGCGTAG